One Aethina tumida isolate Nest 87 chromosome 5, icAetTumi1.1, whole genome shotgun sequence genomic window carries:
- the LOC109599085 gene encoding glycogen debranching enzyme isoform X2 produces MNQIKSIILVLLGAVLTAATYLFFGNTSQKQRPPTKNNSGNELKKPKENKNPVKTQEVKKKPPAKSSKSATSSVTPPPKRIKTEDRTQNTSERNLQRSPKKNKNIPEKKTKVETSKDTVKSEKEKSNKPAEKPLKVTEVSSQEVLKSPKKAKPVTNAGKENKQESELKPAEKPIKVTEVSSKEILKSPKKAKPVTSQGKENKQESESKPKEKVNSPKKNSKNNLKQSEVQQNKKLESTKPCENGSLNTTVKENNKTEPVEKTLATSTKIPISSQTSTKSSSSTNSCNILKSIELVESSKRKSPKTSSLVGTKSYKEVVQGFSSTETSDTPTSNNLDKIECQTTPTIIENTEQATSQSLEPVKESPQTETDIIRNESEITECQTTSEEIENTEQATPESLEPVHESPPTETEVIKNESVIPECQITSTVIESTEQVTPESLEPVQETPQTEAQIIENESVITECQTTSAVIENSEQITPESLEPVQEAPATEIEIIRDESVITEYQTTPAVIEYIEQITPETLEPVQEAPSTEIEIVSDEPVVNECQTTPAVIENIEQITPETLEPVQEALSTEIEIVRNEFVITEEPTELIVSSVESENNKHSSEGTSEESFTVSNYSNGETVNSETVSEENNTEITAESEGKCKTLSEDLQSNENNTTEESSSVIENSVPLEKVNGYNSDTEIIKNLSESTEIEQSVILSEKQTDISTQFVDKQNGQEETEINLNRSEFIENSVQVSEFTPTSETNEEINIECQELPVQHSDKTKPDLSESITQIDEDLNTINLNSELSNVQEPPREDIKFEDQVNNTHLPEVNQENISTSINSNNGTESLNGDVDKLESKEDFVQELEPEAIQNSVVSSSENSNGLESPEDTKFESVSNIVGDTAYLSELNQENIPTSINSDNCTELLNGEHLEISQEEPKDKSNSVEDLIQELEPETIQNSVISSSENLNLEGPAEVTKFETVPNIEAQVSSAPEENEEYTPITDNSEIISEPLEPKETLCKTNSVKDLIEELEPEIIEDEIKQEKKPTILTTELAPVSTSTEYKINKLVSLDQYTMSLPQVRVLTLNDKEHQISTLYRVELGWIVQFRLGPSLLGRRVSLHCNFPKKINGKLEPFERKEYQELKWCQDEGCKNSDDTALYAQISAELAGGFHYYFTYEESNEHQGSGYFLVDPKLTVGKNEELPLDCIQCQTVLAKNLGSFSTWENKLRVAKESGYNMVHFTPIQKLGASNSCYSLSEQLQLNPVFVKENGVMPKFDEVQKLTDKMRNEWKMTSICDIVLNHTANESEWLVEHPEVTYNCLNCKYMRPSYLLDSAFHTFSMDVKKGVYETQGIPPEVSTEDHLNAIRYHFHTSVLQPLKIHELLICDVNKIVQEFLGLARKVQPVAESVGAGEELKLIQDPDYRRLATTIDMDLALKLYNVYRSDCFDEDTRIKRCAEELKNKLDGLNGRIIDEINGHLNAAVENTIAGIRYFRVQHDGPKVREITIKNPLVYRYFTDHGTPETLKEHEELMYSPEGRYLMAHNGWVMNADPLKNFAAPDSNIYIRRELIAWGDSVKLRFGDKPEDCPYLWKHMREYVECTARIFDGIRLDNCHSTPIPVAEYLLDCARRVRPNLYVVAELFTNSDMTDNIFVNRLGITSLIREAMSAGDSHEEGRLVYRYGGLPVGSFLQPRVRPLVPTVAHALFLDLTHDNPSPVEKRSVFDLLPSTALVNMASCASGSNRGYDELVPHHIHVVDETREYTEWTDDEKLALGNAKFVTKKTGIIAAKRVMNDLHYKLGKEGFNQVYVDQMDADIVAVTRHCPETHESYILIAFTAFGHPAEYSENHQRGIKPLRVEGDLVEIVVEATLNHIGVRSGKSKYAGHGNYVKDTKWINGLSEYQVSLKEHIQVDESDVFERVDSGTANVTQLNFKNFKPGSIAVVRVKLPEAMDAAVKSVRKLMREFAVNKESELTKIIGKLNLCDLNRVLYRCDQEENDEFNHLHTYNIPGFGSLVYSGLQGFMSVMANIRPSNDLGHPMCGNLRDGNWMIDYIWQRLKLDPGTKELGQWLEENTKCFNSMPRYLVPCYFDVILTGLYALILNQSYRLMSDFVENGSSFVKALALGSVQLTGFVKSAKLPNLSPKLKPPKPPTRTNDRGEDEESCVTLSAGLPHFSTGYMRNWGRDTFISLRGILLLTGRYEEARQTILGYAACLRHGLIPNLLFGGAQSRYNCRDAVWWWMHCIKEYCTEVPNGCDILNDVVSRLFPTDDSPPLPAGTVDQPLHEVIQEALTIHFQGLAFRERNAGGSIDAHMTDKGFNNQIGIHPETGFVFGGNEWNCGTWMDKMGSSDKAGNRGKPATPRDGSAVELVGLSYSVTSWLATLYEKQQYPHSGVTRTHKNGTTTTWTFKEWSEKIKANFEKYFWISGSPAKDEIRPDLINKRGIYKDSHGASQDWADFQLRCNFPITMVVAPELFNAQHAWTALQQAEKYLLGPLGMRTLDPEDWAYNGNYDNSNDSDDFKVAHGLNYHQGPEWVWPVGFFLRAKLRFAADNGALIETLSKVKVVLSRHFVELQTSPWRGLPELTNKDGAYCEGSCRTQAWSMACILEVLNDLQLIESKLINSN; encoded by the exons atgaatcaaattaaaagtataat attgGTACTACTAGGGGCTGTTTTAACAGCAGCAACATACCTCTTCTTTGGTAAT ACCTCACAGAAGCAACGTCcaccaacaaaaaataat aGTGGTAATGAACTGAAGAAgcctaaagaaaataaaaacccAGTGAAAACTCAAGAGGTAAAAAAGAAacctcctgcaaagtcttccaagAGTGCTACTTCCAGTGTAACACCACCaccaaaaagaataaaaactgAAGATAGAACTCAAAACACTTCAGAAAGAAATCTCCAAAGATCTCCAAAGAAGAACAAAAATATACCTGAAAAGAAAACCAAAGTTGAAACATCAAAAGATACTGTTAAATCAGAAAAAGAGAAATCGAATAAGCCTGCAGAGAAGCCACTAAAAGTTACTGAAGTCAGCAGTCAAGAAGTTTTGAAATCTCCCAAAAAAGCAAAGCCAGTAACTAATGCtggaaaagaaaataaacaagaaagtGAATTAAAACCTGCTGAAAAGCCAATAAAAGTTACTGAAGTCAGTAGtaaggaaattttaaaatctcccAAGAAAGCAAAACCAGTAACTAGCCAAGggaaagaaaataaacaagaaagtGAATCAAAACCTAaagaaaaagttaattcacccaagaaaaattctaaaaacaatttgaagCAGTCTGAAGTACAGCAAAACAAGAAACTAGAATCAACAAAACCTTGTGAAAATGGTTCATTAAATACAACtgttaaagaaaataacaaaactgaACCAGTAGAAAAAACACTTGCCACATCAACTAAAATTCCAATTTCCTCCCAAACATCAACAAAATCCAGTTCTTCAACAAACAGTTGCAACATCTTAAAAAGTATTGAATTGGTGGAAAGTTCTAAGAGAAAA TCCCCAAAAACAAGTTCATTAGTAGGAACAAAATCATATAAGGAAGTTGTCCAAGGTTTTTCAAGTACAGAAACAAGTGATACCCCAACTAGTAacaatttagacaaaattgaATGTCAAACTACACCtacaattattgaaaatactgAACAAGCAACTTCACAATCTCTAGAACCTGTTAAAGAATCACCTCAAACAGAAACTGACATCATCAGAAACGAATCTGAAATAACTGAATGTCAAACTACATCTGAAGAGATTGAAAATACTGAACAAGCAACTCCAGAATCTCTTGAGCCAGTTCATGAATCTCCTCCAACAGAAACTGAAGTAATCAAAAACGAATCAGTAATACCTGAATGTCAAATTACATCTACAGTTATTGAAAGTACTGAACAAGTAACTCCAGAATCTCTAGAACCAGTTCAAGAAACACCTCAAACAGAAGCTCAAATAATCGAAAACGAATCTGTAATAACTGAATGTCAAACTACTTCTGCAGTTATTGAAAACTCTGAACAAATAACTCCAGAATCACTGGAGCCAGTTCAAGAAGCACCTGCAACAGAAATTGAAATCATTAGAGACGAATCTGTAATAACTGAATATCAAACTACACCTGctgttattgaatatattgaacaaATAACTCCAGAAACTCTAGAACCAGTTCAAGAAGCACCTTCAACAGAAATTGAAATCGTTAGTGACGAACCTGTAGTAAATGAATGTCAAACTACACCTgcagttattgaaaatattgaacaaataaCTCCAGAAACTCTAGAGCCAGTTCAAGAAGCACTTTCAACAGAAATTGAAATTGTCAGAAACGAGTTTGTAATAACAGAAGAACCTACagaattaattgtttcatctgtagaaagtgaaaataataaacactcTTCAGAAGGAACATCTGAAGAATCATTTACTGTCTCAAACTATTCTAATGGAGAAACAGTAAATTCAGAAACAGTATCTGAAGAAAATAATACAGAAATAACAGCAGAATCTGAAGGGAAGTGTAAAACTTTGTCAGAAGATTTACAgtctaatgaaaataatacaacTGAAGAATCTTCCAGTGTAATTGAAAATTCTGTTCCACTTGAAAAAGTTAATGGTTATAATTCTGATACAGAGATCATCAAAAATCTTTCTGAATCAACTGAAATTGAACAATCTGTAATATTATCTGAAAAACAAACAGATATTAGTACACAATTTGTAGACAAACAAAACGGGCAAGAGGAGActgaaataaatcttaatagaTCTGAATTCATTGAGAACAGTGTACAGGTGTCAGAATTCACGCCAACATCAGAAACTAacgaagaaataaatatagagtGTCAAGAATTACCTGTACAACATTCTGATAAAACAAAACCTGATCTTTCAGAAAGTATTACACAAATTGATGAAgatctaaatacaattaatttaaattctgagTTATCAAACGTTCAGGAACCTCCAAGAgaagatataaaatttgaagatcAAGTCAATAACACACATTTACCTGAAGtaaatcaagaaaatatttcaactagTATCAATTCAAATAACGGTACAGAATCGTTGAATGGCGATGTTGATAAACTAGAATCAAAAGAAGATTTTGTACAGGAATTGGAACCAGAAGCTATTCAAAATTCAGTCGTTTCAAGTTCAGAAAATTCAAACGGTCTCGAATCTCCAGAAGATACGAAATTTGAAAgtgtttcaaatattgttgGAGACACCGCATATTTATCTGAACtaaatcaagaaaatattcCAACTTCTATTAATTCAGACAATTGTACAGAATTGTTAAACGGCGAACATCTCGAAATTAGTCAAGAAGAACCAAAGGATAAATCAAATTCAGTTGAGGATTTGATACAGGAATTGGAACcagaaacaattcaaaattcagtaaTTTCAAGTTCAGAAAACTTGAACCTTGAGGGACCTGCAGAAGTTACGAAATTTGAAACTGTTCCAAATATTGAAGCTCAAGTTAGTAGCGCACCTGAAGAAAACGAAGAATATACCCCAATTACTGACAACTCAGAAATAATTAGTGAACCCTTAGAACCAAAGGAAACCCTCTGTAAGACAAATTCAGTTAAGGATTTAATAGAGGAGTTGGAACCGGAAATTATTGAGGACgaaattaaacaagaaaagaaacctacaattttaacaactgAATTAG CTCCCGTTAGCACATCAaccgaatataaaattaacaaactcgTATCATTAGATCAGTACACAATGTCTCTCCCACAAGTTCGTGTGTTAACTCTGAATGACAAAGAACATCAAATATCAACTTTATATCGCGTCGAGCTTGGTTGGATCGTTCAGTTCCGCCTTGGTCCGTCTTTGCTAGGCAGAAGAGTTAGTTTGCATTGTAACTTcccgaaaaaaattaatggaaaactCGAACCTTTCGAAAGGAAAGAATATCAAGAGTTGAAATGGTGTCAGGATGAAGGATGCAAAAACTCCGATGACACTGCGTTGTATGCCCAAATTTCCGCTGAGTTAGCGGGTGGTTTTCACTACTATTTCACCTATga AGAAAGCAATGAACATCAAGGGTCAGGTTACTTTCTGGTAGACCCTAAATTGACGGTGGGTAAAAATGAAGAGCTCCCCTTGGATTGCATCCAGTGTCAGACGGTGTTGGCTAAAAATCTAGGATCGTTTTCTACGTGGGAAAACAAGTTACGTGTAGCCAAAGAGTCCGGTTATAATATGGTTCATTTTACTCCAATTCAG AAATTGGGGGCCTCGAATTCCTGTTACAGTTTAAGTgagcaattacaattaaaCCCAGTATTCGTTAAGGAAAACGGCGTAATGCCTAAATTTGATGAGGTACAGAAGCTCACAGATAAAATGCGTAACGAATGGAAGATGACTTCAATATGTGACATTGTCCTGAATCACACCGCAAACGAATCTGAATGGCTTGTAGAACATCCTGAAGTCACGTACAATTGCCTGAACTGCAAATATATGCGTCCATCGTATCTCTTGGACTCCGCCTTCCACACATTTTCCATGGATGTTAAGAAAGGTGTATACGAAACTCAGGGAATCCCCCCGGAAGTTTCCACCGAAGATCACCTGAACGCCATCAGATATCACTTCCATACCAGCGTGTTGCAGCCCTTGAAAATCCACGAATTGCTTATTTGCGAcgtcaataaaattgttcaagaaTTCCTTGGATTGGCTAGGAAGGTTCAACCTGTGGCCGAATCGGTCGGTGCAGGAGAAGAGTTAAAGTTAATTCAAGATCCTGACTACAGACGTCTTGCCACCACCATTGACATGGATTTGGCTTTGAAGCTTTACAACGTGTACAGATCTGATTGCTTCGACGAGGACACCAGGATTAAACGTTGTGCTGAAGAATTGAAGAACAAACTGGATGGTTTGAATGGACGCATAATCGACGAGATTAATGGCCACTTAAATGCTGCCGTCGAGAACACTATTGCTGGAATTAg atatttccGAGTACAACATGACGGCCCAAAAGTAAGAGAGATTACCATTAAAAATCCCCTAGTCTATCGCTACTTCACCGACCACGGAACACCAGAAACTTTAAAGGAACACGAAGAGCTCATGTATAGTCCCGAAGGTCGATACTTGATGGCCCACAACGGCTGGGTGATGAACGCCGACCCGTTGAAGAACTTTGCTGCACCCGACTCGAACATCTACATACGCAGAGAATTGATCGCTTGGGGTGACAGTGTGAAGCTGCGCTTCGGCGACAAGCCGGAGGATTGTCCGTACTTGTGGAAACACATGCGTGAGTACGTCGAGTGTACCGCCAGGATTTTCGACGGTATCCGACTGGACAATTGCCATTCAACACCCATTCCCGTTGCTGAATACCTTTTGGATTGCGCCAGACGCGTCAGGCCTAATCTCTATGTTGTTGCTGAACTTTTCACCAACTCGGACATGACCGACAACATTTTCGTCAACAG GCTTGGAATAACGTCTCTGATCCGGGAGGCGATGTCAGCCGGGGATTCCCACGAAGAGGGTCGTCTTGTATACCGATACGGCGGTCTGCCTGTGGGCTCGTTCCTTCAACCGCGTGTCAGACCTTTGGTCCCCACCGTCGCTCACGCTTTGTTCCTCGACCTGACCCACGACAACCCCAGTCCGGTCGAGAAACGGTCTGTGTTCGATCTGTTGCCCAGTACCGCTTTGGTTAACATGGCTTCGTGCGCCAGCGGTTCCAACAGGGGTTACGATGAGTTGGTGCCACACCACATACACGTGGTGGACGAGACTAGGGAGTACACAGAATGGACGGACGACGAGAAGTTGGCTTTGGGTAACGCCAAGTTTGTCACCAAAAAGACGGGTATAATAGCTGCTAAACGGGTCATGAACGACCTTCACTACAAGTTGGGTAAAGAAGGTTTCAATCAGGTGTACGTCGACCAAATGGATGCGGACATTGTCGCTGTAACGAGACACTGTCCCGAGACCCACGAAAGTTACATTCTAATAGCGTTCACTGCTTTCGGCCATCCAGCCGAATATTCCGAAAATCACCAACGAGGCATCAAACCTCTTCGAGTGGAGGGAGACTTAGTAGAAATTGTTGTTGAGGCCACTCTTAATCACATTGGAGTCAG GTCTGGAAAATCCAAATATGCTGGTCATGGAAATTACGTTAAGGATACCAAGTGGATAAACGGGTTATCTGAATATCAAGTCAGCCTTAAAGAGCACATTCAAGTTGACGAGTCCGACGTCTTCGAACGCGTAGATTCTGGAACTGCTAACgtcacacaattaaatttcaagaatTTCAAGCCAGGATCCATAGCAGTCGTTAGGGTAAAATTACCTGAAGCAATGGATGCTGCTGTTAAATCAGTTAGAAAGCTAATGCGAGAATTTGCTGTCAACAAGGAGTCTGAATTAACAAAGattattggaaaattaaatCTGTGCGATTTAAATAGAGTTCTATATAGATGCGATCAAGAAGAAAATGACGAATTTAATCACTTACACACTTATAATATTCCCGGATTCGGTTCCCTGGTGTACTCTGGACTCCAAG GTTTCATGTCTGTGATGGCTAACATTAGACCCAGCAACGACTTGGGACATCCAATGTGTGGCAATTTAAGGGATGGAAACTGGATGATAG ATTACATCTGGCAACGTTTAAAGTTGGACCCGGGAACCAAAGAATTAGGACAGTGGCTTGAAGAAAACACCAAATGTTTCAATTCAATGCCCAGATATTTAGTGCCCTGCTATTTTGACGTTATTCTAACTGGACTTTATGCTCTTATCTTAAACCAATCTTATCGTTTAATGTCAGA TTTTGTTGAAAACGGATCATCTTTCGTCAAAGCCTTGGCGCTAGGTTCTGTGCAGTTGACCGGCTTTGTAAAGTCTGCCAAGCTGCCGAATCTCTCACCAAAGTTGAAACCTCCCAAACCACCAACAAGGACAAATGATCGTGGTGAAGATGAAGAAAGTTGCGTTACTCTGTCGGCCGGTCTTCCCCACTTCTCCACCGGTTACATGCGAAACTGGGGTAGAGACACATTTATATCTCTGAGGGGTATTCTCCTGCTTACCGGAAGATACGAAGAAGCCAGACAAACAATACTGGGATATGCAGCGTGTCTGAGACACGGTCTTATCCCCAACCTTCTGTTTGGCGGAGCCCAATCAag GTATAACTGTCGTGATGCCGTCTGGTGGTGGATGCACTGTATCAAAGAGTACTGCACGGAGGTGCCCAACGGCTGTGATATCCTCAACGACGTAGTCTCGAGGCTCTTCCCCACCGACGACTCGCCACCTTTGCCGGCAGGAACTGTAGACCAACCATTGCACGAAGTCATTCAAGAGGCATTGACTATCCACTTCCAAGGTCTCGCTTTCAGAGAAAGAAACGCCGGTGGTAGCATTGACGCGCACATGACCGACAAAGGTTTCAACAACCAAATCGGCATACATCCAGAAACAG GCTTCGTATTTGGTGGTAACGAATGGAACTGCGGCACATGGATGGACAAAATGGGCTCGTCCGACAAGGCCGGCAATCGTGGAAAGCCGGCCACTCCCCGAGACGGATCCGCCGTGGAACTTGTCGGTCTGTCGTACTCAGTAACTTCGTGGTTGGCCACATTGTACGAGAAGCAACAGTACCCGCACTCGGGAGTGACCAGGACGCACAAGAACGGCACAACCACCACGTGGACCTTTAAAGAGTGGAGCGAAAAAATTAAGGCCAATTTCGAAAAGTATTTCTGGATTAGTGGATCCCCGGCGAAGGATGAAATTAGACCGGACCTGATAAACAAGAGGGGTATTTATAAGGACTCTCATGGAGCTAGCCAGGACTGGGCTGATTTCCAGTTAAGGTGCAACTTCCCAATAACCATGGTTGTGGCTCCAGAATTGTTTAATGCCCAACATGCGTGGACTGCACTTCAACAGgcagaaaaatatttgcttGGTCCTTTGGGTATGAGAACTTTGGATCCTGAAGACTGGGCCTACAATGGAAATTACGATAACTCGAACGATTCCGACGATTTTAAAGTAGCGCACGGATTGAACTATCATCAAGGACCA gaaTGGGTTTGGCCAGTGGGTTTCTTCCTACGCGCCAAGTTGAGATTCGCTGCTGATAATGGAGCATTGATTGAAACGCTTTCCAAAGTTAAAGTAGTCCTGTCAAGACACTTCGTGGAGTTGCAAACTTCTCCGTGGAGAGGCTTGCCTGAGCTGACTAATAAAGACGGAGCATACTGTGAAGGAAGCTGCAGAACGCAAGCATGGAGCATGGCCTGTATTCTAGag GTATTAAatgatctgcaactaattgaGTCTAAACTCATCAACAGCAATTGA